The window GTTGatgacaataaaatgtgttggagtcttgttgatttttgtgtttctgcttcaaACGGACCTGAGTGGCAGCATATTGTCCCAATCCAGTTAAAATCGCAGAGGGAAATGTTTCAGGATTTcagttctgatggttctggctcataaaaaacaagaatttagtCTTAGATGATTGTAATATTTTAGCAGATCAGCAAAAAATGCTATGGTCattaatgaaaaatacattttgtttgagAAACTTGTCTTACATGCAATGCTTTCTAAATTCTAGTGAAGTaaagataaatcattaaatgagaaatgtttttgtttaattaagacCATTAAATaaggcttttattctgaaattttaCCCGTTATCATGTAGGAATTtggatttgatttaaaacaacttcatgTTTTATCAGAATTGATCCAAATTCAGGTGCAAATGTttccttaaaatgtaaaatttgaatttattagcatatttaaaaagttgacatattttattattttaatgtaattagcTTAAACTCAAACCGATAtacttttgtaaatttatttattttgaaagatttgtttgtttttgcaccgTCTGTGTGTCTGGTTGTTTTCACAGCGCTCCACATTCCTGCAGCACCTGAAGGCATCGTGAAGCCGGAGgaagatcatcatcatcatcagtcatGGCGGGCAGAGGACTGTCGGACGCCGCCTGCTCCGATGGACCCGCCGTCACCAAGGTAACGGGCGCAGCCTTCCCCTCCGCAGCGCGTCGTTTCCTCCTCTGAGCCGGAGAGACGCAGGTTTTATCGCTCAGGCGGAGAAACGAGACGAGATTCAGACTCTTCTGGaggtttttagtttgttttatgaaaTCAGGTTTTTGTTACTGGAGCCCAAAGAAACGACCGGTTCTGTCAGATTAAACAGAACTGTTCTGTTTAACCGGTTCTGTCAGATTAAACAGAACTCTCTCAGTTTGATGGTTTGcagcaacatgttttctgagaaGCCGAGCGTAAAGACGGAGTTTCCGTTGCCAAAGTTTTCCTTTCAGAGGGAAGGAAGAGCAACGATCCGTTTTATTTACAGGATCAAACTGAAAGGTTTCATCTGgaaatttaaaaactcaaaccCAAACCTTTATCTGCTTTTGGTTCTTCTGGATTCCTTGAGACAGAACCAGAGGTCACAAAGGTCAAGCTCATGTTGATGAACCATTTGATTGGACCAATCAGTGCTGATTGGCTGACTCCAGACTCATGTCAGAGGAGGAAGTGAGGCAGTAATGTTTGAAAAAGGACGCCGTTCTGCTCGTCCAATCGGGTTTCTTCCTGAGAAACGTTTCTGCAGGCAGGACACGGCCTAAAGAAGTAGGCCTGTCCCAAtaaccaattaatcaattaaacaattaaacaaattcAATAGTTTCTCATTCTACCAACAACTGGATGGACTCTtcattctgctttttcttttattttgaaggataattttgtttcagAGATTTcatagttcattttatttgttgttttatttattctggatatttaaaattttccacTCCAGTGTTAGATGTTCATTAGACTTCagagtttattgatctttgtgttttgcattattattaaaCCGTGATATTAGTTAAAAAGcctcagaaaaacaaagttctgttttattgtgaagcCTTTGGGACGTTTGTGGCCCAGGAAGCGTTTTTGCAGCAGTGCAGTAAAGCGGTTTCCTCTCCATGCTGCGGGTGAAGGACCCGGTCCGCTACACCTGGGCATGACGTGAGCGCTCACAGTTCCTACGGTCTTTGAAGGCAGCAGGCGTCGGGCGGTGACTTCCTGTCTGCAGAAGATCGACTTCCCCTCCATGAGCTTCAGCCACAACTTCCTGGGATACGAGAGCAAATCCGAGATCCCGGCAGAGAGAGGCTGGCGTGGGAACGCAGCATGCACGCCCACATTTCCACTCTTTAACAAACTCAAACGGCCGCAGCGTCCTTCACACTGGTTTCATTCTTAAACTTTGACCTCTACTGCCTTCAGTCTGAAACATGACCCACTTTCTACGGTGGCCCAGAAGGCTCAACAAAACGCAGAACAGCAGAAATCCACAACAGAAGTTCATTAAAAAACGGTTTCGGcataaattttgttgttttgtatgtttttagcATAACTTCAATTCTAGCTTAGTTTCAATTTTAGTATACAGTAAAAATTTAGCATCACGTCCCTTCTGGGCCACCGTACTTTTAATCAGCAAAACATTGAACTGTGCAGCCATTTCTCTGAACTGAGAAACTTAACTTtgttaatataattatatagatatatatgtttataattatattatatgatatataataataatttcattcctgtattattttgttgctttatttcttCTCTGGACTTAAACTTTTTCTCAGCCTGGTTTTGATTCTTTATCAGGCaaaatttcacattaaaacttttaaacagattttagaTAAACAGTGAAACGGATGTGAaggcggttctggttctggttctggttcgaCCATCAGAAATGGACAGGACGTGCTgccggggtcagaggtcataaGGCCCCCACCTCGGAGCTCCAGGGTGGGTGGCGGGgctgtgaggaagaggaggaggggaggaagGGCAGAGCAAAGGGGAAGGAGAAGAGGGGGGCGGAGAGAGGGGGGGGCagcagggaggaagaggaggaaggtgaAGGTGAGCTGGAGGTCACACcgtgctgcagcagctccaccgGCCTCTGGGGGGCGCCGCCATCCGGTCCGAAAGGCAGCGGGCGCAGCGTCGCCACCCAGTGGCTGTAAGGGGGAGGGCGGGGCTGCAGGCGGGCCGTCATGGCGGCGGCGTCCCGCTGGGCCGCGCAGTAGCTGAGGTGGGCCAGCAGGCGGCGCCGCAGCGCATTGCAGGAGTCCAGGGGCTCCATGGCGCTCAGGTAGCAGAACGCTTCGTTCACACACTCCCTGAAGCCCAGAGACAGGAAGTCCAGCGCCAGCGCTTCCTGCTGACCTGACCAACAAACACATCCATTTTGAATTGATTCATTTTTACAGGAAAAGAAATATTCATAAACAAACCAGTTAGCCAAACGGCTAACGCTAAAAAACCCCTGGAATGAGGAATGAAATTacatgacatcacttcctgatGAACATTTATTTGCTCTCATACAGGAAGTATTCACCCCTCTACAGGAAGTGGCAGCACTGCtagctggaggagcagctgaacTGCTTCCCCACCTGCTGTAGGTGTCTCTGCATCGCCATGGTTACCTGTTCCCTCCCCACCTGCTGCAGGTGTCTCTGCGTCGCCATGGTTACCTGTGCCTCCCGCCTGCAGCGTCCTCAGATGCTCCACGGTCATCTGCAGGATCTCGGCTTTCTCCAGTTTAGCAGAACCCTGCGGGAATCGGCGCCGTTAGCCGTTCTGATGCTAACAGACTGAAAATTCTCTAAaagtttaaagatttaaaatttaaaattttgtcaatttttttctctcagctgGTGATTGACTATTTTAACAGATTCATAGATTCATTCTAGTTTCAAAGTTCTGATTTCCACTTTTCttctaaaaaacacatttctagtAAACTACAGacggagttcctcagggctccGTATGACTTCGCTTTGATTCATGGATCCATTTTTCACCTGACAGGGAAAATATTTGAGgaataaaatgttcagttttataTCAGAAAACTTTATTAAGGTTTTTAGGTGGGAAACTGTCCGAGCTGCAGATCCAGATTCATTCTGGTGTTAAAATCCAGTAAAACTTTAGAACTGTTTATTATTTCATCTGATAATTtagatctttttaaaaatagaaagtcaaaatgtagaaacatttttaatagttttaattttgcaataaaatagagattttttttaaacaattttttaaaataaaaaataattttaaaataaattccttttGAAAGGTGACAGatgagtttttattaattataaaactaaaattcactGGTAATTTAGAGActaaaaatgtgataaatcaCGATTATCTTCAGAAAATGtgattattgtttgttttgctgcacaGATGCATCAGAAACACGGGAGctgagaggtcaaaggtcaggctgACCTGTTTCTCCCAGGCCGTCGGGACGAGTCGCCGTAACTCCGACAGGCTGCCGTTGATCCGATCCCTGCGCCGCTTCTCGATGATCTGGAACCGACAGGAAACTGAAGGAGCGTCGGAGGCGCCGGGCCTCCGGACGTGGCGAAGCGCCGGCCGACCTACCCCTCTGCGCCGCTTCCTCGCCATCAGCTGCGCCGCCGGAGACGCGCGTCCGACCGGATCCCTGCACAGGAATCCACAGAAATCACTGGAATCTGCAGCAGATTTTAATCCCTAATTTCACCTGGAAcctcagagaaaacaaacatttttagtttcttttaggGTTGATGTGGTTTCcattaaaagcaataaatccagtttattccacattttatatgaaaacaaattctgattattaacattttaactatCAGTGTTGGATCTCAGTATCACTGAATCATTTCTGCATATCCAGaataacacatttctgtttgatttaattatttgttttagaaccaaaaaaataacaatttacaGCTTTTCAAGTTGATTTAtgtaaaacagagaaattattGACTAGCAACTAAATATATTGGAGTTgctaatgacaaaaataaatgaagcagCAAGAATTATTatgtttgcataaatatttctggaattacaaactgaaaagacatttttaaacttgCATAAACTCCTGAACATCTTTACAACAAACCTCCTAAAAATAACTATAGCAACTCTtttatctacaataactctgcAGAGTCTGAATTATTATTAACAACAttaaatttccctttgggatgaataaagtatttttgaatttgaagtgAATCGGAAAgatttaaatcaattaaatgttaattaaaaattaacatttaattttattttaatagattAATTTGATCTATCAACAAATTAGTAGATCTGctttttcacaaagaaaaactaaaaaagttaaataacaataatgatgAATGATCACACAGTTAGTTGcaaaaaatcctgaaattatAAAGCCTGAATGTTAAAATAAGCcggttttaaaatgatattttttgtattttaagatgAAATATTTGAGAGAATTTCTgcgaaataaataaaatgatcaacGCTGCGCATATTTTCATAAAGATTAGAACATTTCttataaaagcagaaaagttcATGACAAATTATTgtctttaattttcatttatttttgctttctaaaGTCATAATTAGTGATGGGATGTTAAAGGTTCTCCAGGCAGGACGGGATGTTCTCACCCCGCAGGAAGCCTCTCACGCTCCGCCGGGCTGCTGTCCTCACACGGCCGCTTCATGGCGCCCGGCGGCGGGGAGAGCTGGCGGGAGTCCCCGGGGAGAGCCGGGTCACAGCCGGAGGAGACCCGGAGCCGGCATTCCTGGTTTGGACCCGAACCCGTCAGAGTCTCGGAAGTTATCCAGAATCAGGAATCTCCTCCGGATTTCCTCCAGGAATCAGAACTTTTCTCTCGGATCCGGAGCGGATCTTCCAGCGGAGTGTCTCCGGTGAAAACCCCGCGGCGGGAGCCTGCGTGTCGGCGGCGGACTGGGCTGACGGCCGCTGTGTCCCgtctcttcatcctcctcctcatcctctgcTGTCGGAGCTTTCCCACGGAGCAACGCGCACGCGCACTCAACCATCTCCTCTGAAGCTGCTTCAGAGTGGGAGCGCGCGCGACAGAAAGGTATGGAAAGCAAAAAGTGCCAAATGTTATCACGGCTGAAAAGTCACTCAAAGaatttactatttttgttaaatacgtTGAAAATGCCTTCAAAACGCCACTTTCTACATCTTTATACGAATACCTTCCAAATGGCGAAATTTACTCAGGTCATTGAACGCCACTTTTATACATAATGTTGTTCAAAAATGCTGTTTCTACTTAATTATACATCTATAAACCCAACATCTGGGATTACTGGTGctgtgcttgtttttctttcattgtgcttgtgttgtttttgtttttcttaatttatgaATTGTTGCTGAAAGagtgcttcttcttcttcttggccCCCTAGTGGCATGGAGGGCTCAAAGCATCTGCTGGGTTTGCTTGGTTTCTTCCCGGTTCCAGAGAGATCAGGCTCCACttgactatatatatatttatatataatttattaccatattaaattattaattgtgTTTATTGTTACTTCTTATTTCTAGCTGTAGAAAACATGAGTTGCCGGGCAGATCCAggaactttattttaattttctaggGCGCTGATTGGCTGACACTGATTGTCGTAGCTGACCAACATGTTTTACATCAGTGAtggaaaaagtaaatatattaataaatggaatacATAAACATGGAAATAACTAAttacattgatttatttacttatttccaaaaatacatatttaattttattgtctcctatttttgattatttatttactcattcagattttttttttgtaatagttttatttcctataatttatttacttattgaCAGTTTTGGCAGGATCAGCCTTCCGTAGAATCAACTCAAATAtgctttgaataaaaacaactgaaaaaagaaaacaggtgagGTTGTTTCATTACAAGTAATGAAATTAAGTTTATCTAagtagaaatattaaatttaataagtTCCAatgttaaacaaacaaataaatgaagtttgactaatttaatttgattaaatgtaacaaattatctgagttttttaaagtttgaacttCTCTTTTATCACTGCAGAAGTATGACTTTAAAACCAAAGTAATCCTTTTCCACTTTACCTTTTATTctatgctttgttttaaattcaatttccttctcattttgtttcattttagcgTTTAGTTCATTTATCGATTCGATTCTTTCAGATCAAACCAGAACCTGAAGTTTTTCCTTTATGCAAATTTTAAGgcgcagaaaataaaacaaacagtttaatCATTAATAAAAACGTTTAGGTTTAAATTTTAGATGATGAAGGCctggaggaggatgaggagtgATGAAGGTGAAGACGTGTTGGAGACGCTGCGCTCTGTAATCTCCGAGCACTTGAACGCCTCacacagcaggaggaagatCTCCCTTCATCTTCATCGCGCCTGCAGCCGGCAGCAGATCGTCTCGGCTCACCGGCCGCTGTCGACACCCTCTTAAAgccctccagaaccagaaccgggtcgaGCAGAACCAGAGATAGCTGCTGGACCTGAACTGATACCAAATAAAGAATAATCTGAATATCATCTGAGAAAACgaataaaaacatcacatgaaaacaaatctttaataAATCTATAAAGATTTGTAGGTTCTTGTTTTCAATATGCAGAAAtgggaaaacagaataaatctgagATTAACAGAGGAAATGATCcagaaatagaaattaaatttaaattttttatcattttttaaacttctaaACTACTTTAAACTACCCTCattaaatccatttttattcccatgttttttagttttaacactttttttgtgtgaaaaatatattttataagtgttaaaaccttttatttaactattttaaataaaaactgaatatttttttaatagaaacgGAAACATAGATCCAGAAGTCCACATGGTTTTTCCttctgaaaattgttttttccccttaaatccatttttatttccatgagAAACTTCCAGTTTGCTTCTTATTTTGGGTTTGATTGAATAAAAGTGAAGATATTTCGTCTCTTCTCAGATCagtcttcatttgaaaacacttCCTGCCTTCAGTTGAGTTTTAATCTAGCAGTTTAAAGCAGATCTGAGTCCCCAATTTTGGTGAGTagattttaatgtaaaagtCGTAGTTTTGACCTATATTACTCCTGAGCTGCGGCCGCAGACGGCCCTCGCCCCCCACTTTGAACACCTCGGTGTTCTCTCTTCTCTTTCCGGATCATTCCGATGTTTTCCAGCCGGCTGTCGCTCCGCATTCCTCCTGTTATCTGTCTGGGCCTTATCAGGAGCGCCGCCCGTCTGGAGCGGAGGACGGTGAGTGTTTCTggtcaccagaaccagaaccagaaccgggctgaTGCTCATGTCAGCAGGTTCTGCTCTGCCTTAGTCACACCtcagcaaaacatttcttaacatTTGTTCCCTAAATCTGAGCCTAGAGTCAAAATCAAAAGTAAGACACTTTTGTTAATAGCAGAGCTAACTTTTAGCTTAGCGCTTAGCTTTGAATCATTTAGCTtagcacttagcttcccctaaataaaTTGTTCAGTTTCAGTTGGATAAAGTTCAACTTCTGTGTTTAAGTTTTGGTTATTAACgtttcatgctcttattttgaagtttgtttACACTGCAGTTCCAGttcctctccttttttctttaaacaaactttattgaGCAAATGGCAAAAATTTAGCAAACAAAGGAATGAGGTGAACGGAAGAACCATCAAACTTCGGTCACTGCAGgtaaaaagaaattcattttccaccaaaacaactcagaaatttagcagaaaaaacaacaaggacatttctgagttagaaaagtaaaacatttctgagaaaaaactaattttgagattaacctTTGAACTTTGCTAAAAGAAATgagtataaaaaataaactattttagaaaaattcCAGTATTTTTAGCTCAATCTCAGAAGATTTCTAGAAAAATTATGGACATTTGTGagatttaaaagttacaaattttcaacatttgaacatttttaaagtttcaaaagttaaaatgttcgagttttttactcttttatttttctgctgtggcccttctacacaaaacattttagcattagctttagctaaatACCACGGTGGTGTAGCATTTAGCGTTAGCAGcgctaatgtttatgattagcgcAGCTAATAGTTAGCAATGCTCACCATCGGTAACATATTTACAACAAGAatcattctttattttataaattcagTGTTTCTCAGCCGTCGACTCGTCTCGGCCGAAG is drawn from Xiphophorus hellerii strain 12219 chromosome 15, Xiphophorus_hellerii-4.1, whole genome shotgun sequence and contains these coding sequences:
- the LOC116733940 gene encoding hairy/enhancer-of-split related with YRPW motif protein 2-like isoform X2, yielding MKRPCEDSSPAERERLPAGDPVGRASPAAQLMARKRRRGIIEKRRRDRINGSLSELRRLVPTAWEKQGSAKLEKAEILQMTVEHLRTLQAGGTGQQEALALDFLSLGFRECVNEAFCYLSAMEPLDSCNALRRRLLAHLSYCAAQRDAAAMTARLQPRPPPYSHWVATLRPLPFGPDGGAPQRPVELLQHGVTSSSPSPSSSSSLLPPPLSAPLFSFPFALPFLPSSSSSQPRHPPWSSEVGAL
- the LOC116733940 gene encoding hairy/enhancer-of-split related with YRPW motif protein 2-like isoform X1, with amino-acid sequence MKRPCEDSSPAERERLPAGDPVGRASPAAQLMARKRRRGVGRPALRHVRRPGASDAPSVSCRFQIIEKRRRDRINGSLSELRRLVPTAWEKQGSAKLEKAEILQMTVEHLRTLQAGGTGQQEALALDFLSLGFRECVNEAFCYLSAMEPLDSCNALRRRLLAHLSYCAAQRDAAAMTARLQPRPPPYSHWVATLRPLPFGPDGGAPQRPVELLQHGVTSSSPSPSSSSSLLPPPLSAPLFSFPFALPFLPSSSSSQPRHPPWSSEVGAL